A segment of the Candidatus Eisenbacteria bacterium genome:
GAATGGGTTTCAGTTATGACTGGGACCGGGAATTTGCGACCTGCGATGCCTCTTATTATCGATGGGAACAGCTCTTTTTTCTGAAGATGTATGAGAAAGGGCTGGCCTATAAGAGACGGTCAACGGTTAACTGGTGTGAGATCTGCAAGACCGTTTTAGCCAATGAGCAGGTGATGGGTGATGGGACCTGCTGGCGGGGCCATGCCGATGACCCGGGTGTCACACAGAAGGAACTGGAGCAGTGGTTCTTCAAGATCACGGATTATGCGGAGGACCTGCTGGAATGGTGCGAGAAACTTCCGGGATGGCCGGAGCGTGTCCTCACCATGCAGAGGAACTGGATCGGAAAATCCATCGGCGCAGAGATTCTTTTCCCATTAGAGAATTCTAAGGAAGCGATCAAGGTCTTCACCACCCGGCAGGACACGGTCTTCGGCGCTACCTTTATGAGCCTTGCTCCGGAACATCCGCTGGCCCTTGTCCTTTCAAAGGGGACCTCCCAGGAGAAAGCGGTGAGGGACTTTGTCGAGAAGATAAAACGACAGGACCGGATCAAAAGGACGGCTCCCACGACAGAGAAGGAGGGTGTTTTCACAGGTGGTTATTGCGTCAACCCGATGACAGAGGCGAGGATGCCCATCTTCGTTGCCAATTTTGTCCTGATGGAATATGGAACGGGCGCAGTGATGGCTGTTCCGACTCATGACCAGAGGGACTTCGAATTCGCCAAGCAGTACGAGCTTCCCCTCATCGTTGTGGTTCAACCGGAAGACCAAACCCTGAATGGGGATACCATGACCAAAGCCTATGAGGGAGAGGGTTTTCTTGTCAACTCAGGGAAGTTTAATGGAATGGGCAGTCTGAAGGCGAGGGAGGCGATTGCGAAGCACCTCGAGGAGAAGGGATTGGGCGGAAAGAAGGTGAGTTACCGGTTAAGAGACTGGGGGATTTCGAGACAGCGTTACTGGGGAGCGCCCATTCCCATTATCTACTGTGAGAAGTGCGGAGCTATTCCGGTTCCGGAAAGAGACCTTCCTGTCGTTCTTCCGCCCAATGTGGAAGTGACCGGCATGGGAGAATCGCCTCTGGTAGGCGCAAAGGAGTTTGTGGAGGTGAGATGTCCTGGGTGCGGAGGTGTGGGCCGAAGGGAGACGGATACCATGGACACCTTTGTCGAATCCTCATGGTATTTTGACCGGTTTGCCTGCCCCGACTATCATGAGGGACCGCTTGATAAGAAGAGGGTCGATTACTGGATGCCTGTGGATCAATACATCGGTGGGATCGAACATGCCATTCTCCATCTCCTCTATTCGCGCTTCTTCACCCGCGTCCTGAGGGAGATGGAGTGGCTGAGCGCCGAAGAACCCTTTACCAATCTCCTCACTCAGGGGATGGTCTGCAAAGAGGTTCTTGAGTGTCCCAGGGATGGATATCTCTTCCCCGATGAGGTGGAAAGGGAGGGAGAAGCCTTTCGCTGTCGCAAGTGCGGCGTTCAGATTACAGTGGGAAGGCTTGAGAAGATGTCGAAGTCGAAGAGGAATGTGGTCGATCCTGAGTATCTGGTCGAAAAGTTTGGTG
Coding sequences within it:
- the leuS gene encoding leucine--tRNA ligase, with translation MGFSYDWDREFATCDASYYRWEQLFFLKMYEKGLAYKRRSTVNWCEICKTVLANEQVMGDGTCWRGHADDPGVTQKELEQWFFKITDYAEDLLEWCEKLPGWPERVLTMQRNWIGKSIGAEILFPLENSKEAIKVFTTRQDTVFGATFMSLAPEHPLALVLSKGTSQEKAVRDFVEKIKRQDRIKRTAPTTEKEGVFTGGYCVNPMTEARMPIFVANFVLMEYGTGAVMAVPTHDQRDFEFAKQYELPLIVVVQPEDQTLNGDTMTKAYEGEGFLVNSGKFNGMGSLKAREAIAKHLEEKGLGGKKVSYRLRDWGISRQRYWGAPIPIIYCEKCGAIPVPERDLPVVLPPNVEVTGMGESPLVGAKEFVEVRCPGCGGVGRRETDTMDTFVESSWYFDRFACPDYHEGPLDKKRVDYWMPVDQYIGGIEHAILHLLYSRFFTRVLREMEWLSAEEPFTNLLTQGMVCKEVLECPRDGYLFPDEVEREGEAFRCRKCGVQITVGRLEKMSKSKRNVVDPEYLVEKFGADTARIFCLFAAPPEKDLDWSDQGVEGSFRFLNRVWRLLFEQNSRLRNVTSPPFGTPVESDAKLLRQKTHKTIKKVTEDIERFHFNTAISAIMELVNEIYGSEVKDRDDEISRRLMREAIETTVILLSPFVPHFAEELWEALGNKEFVVKRAWPDYDPEAVLEDEVLIVVQVNGKVRDRITVPASYGEEEIKA